cgcactctcaatgaattcaaataaaatatgtgggggaacaatgttcagctgatctaacagagattataaaatatgacaaaacactcgacagctgatgcagctgttgccacgtcataatgaacggacgtcgctttaatatgaccgctcagaggagaggagttctcatttctttaaacgtctgctgcttcccctcctctctcctcggttcccctcctcggtcctccgctcgcatctcctgtgggcgggtctaagtctcgaggaggggagtcgaggaggggagtcgaggaggggagtcgaggaggggaaatttgagtattgagaagcctctcaagaccgtagaaatcctaccggtgaaaccgaaaagttgttgcatttaaccagcatattaaactaacgttacattaacctccgctacacagtgtcttttgctttaataaaacatgtgtgtgtgtgtgtgtgcattttaaaaaataagtgttttgcattatatgtatatagttattttaatatgttcctgtacttaagctaattttgcacaattgtgttttcatttaataataataataataataataataataatagtataattacattttatatattctaactgttttgcaattttctatcatttgtttctttttgtgtgccatgttcaaaataaacgagtttccaagtaagatccttattggaaatgcagatattattacaggagactgttgcacaacatgaccattttgttagaagtctacactgaaacttaatttagagccggaaaaatcgcgggatccgtgaatccaggtcaatgatcgagagagaccagtagccagtgatgtacctgaacgcgttcaatgaacgatcgttcatgaacgcgttcatattttgggcgaacgtgaactgaacgtactgtatttccgctagatgaacgtaattgagaacgcgttcattctcagcactgtataacggcgttcaaaagtgcgttcattctcagcactgtattataacggcgttcaaaagtgtgccagatttcatatgcctttcagccgaaaacccagttaaaacacaccgtaaacaggcttcaaaataatgcggaaaaccacccaatctggcaacagcaagctgcctgtgacgcgtacgcgcctgtcacccctggctgtcgcactaaaatataaatatactaaatatatcagactcctcacaacaaacaatgtggaaccgcggaaccggcgagcattgaatgaatgaatgaattaattagtatggacgaagccgagagcagctgcagcagcactcgctcagagtgagactctacggcaggggtgggccggaggttccctACGCCACgccacgccactccagcacttcagaaattgcagtaccgataagtccatacacatgccgcagtttctgcgtgtctgtgtctttagttgaaagcccagtggcgatctgctcatctgtcatactgatcagacagtcaataactgtgttgttataattagcatctggttagctagctatgctaacgaatataagaagctttgtctacagtcagtgaggtaaaggcacatctttatatgatcattatagttctaaaaaaaataagagaataaagtaaacaggtataaaatactatatgacagttattaataaagaagaatacagtttgaaagggtagtgatttgtcaaatatccataaattaaaagaaaatctgcttacagttctgtttgggtgttgagagatgtgtccatagatctcctaatgttgctctcatagtgcaacaaatcttcccaggggagcatgccccccggacccctctagaggaggttaggtcccccccacttaaaccatgttcacatggataggaaactaaatacatttgcacacatcttgtgtccataaattatctttctgttttggtggtcacgccacaccgtgcacgtgcatgcatacgcgagtcatggtgagatatctggattaagaggttgctttttctttgcacagaatgaaatgaatgggctgtgattttagtttttttaagcagaggtcaataacttgtacggccctctgaggatattgtaaaaattgaaatggcccattaacatcgtacaggagacaaataatagctcgcagcaacgtattgaaaaaagaactatgaactataaattagttcatttttgaaaccatgaactttagttcaacattttgaattatgaactatgaactgaactagttcattttaaaatgtgtgaactgtgaactgaactagttcatgtagaaagtgaactttcccaacactgccagtagcctacgaggactcagagccgtaacatatagcaggcagcagatccagagatcccgcagactcgtccccatgcacgaatctacagcagactcagcccctcctccgagtcccacggctcccgcgagtcccacggctccctcgacgagtcgcagcagactcagagatttgcggactcacggctcactcacggctcacggctcccgcgagtccaacgactcacggctcactcacggctcacgggactctcgcgggagccggaggaggggctgaatttgctgttgattcgtgcatggcgacgagtctgctggatctctggatacaacaacgttgtaatgtgattgtacacgttataaagagagtaaagagtgacgcaatttatagttttaattgttacgtcacatcaggtgtaggactcaaaggactcgggttaatcgagagggagactcgtcacgaccggttcattactaggatccgggttaatgatccggatgaatcatgactcgcccatctcttgtctctactgggaaacagCTAAAAGTCCTTCTGGAGGTAAGCAACGCTACACAATTACACCCAGTCTGAGAGTAAAATAtttctcgaaggttcgttttgctttcttacaacgttaAGTTAATGTTAACGTAACCTTACGTTTGCTAGTAGGCTATTGTTACgagctagctgtcttagctaacaacagttagcagctaacgttttctgcagtttgtgttgcccctgaaaaacgtgatgtagttatttaagggCATGTTAAATTAACGTTATTTCACAAGTTGAGagagttaagttgtgtttaaaatcgtcaatgtaatgcacgttaAAGGTTTTTAGTTGGACATgaagttagctaacgttagctaactctACCAGGTTAGTATGTTAAGCTGTACTTTCTGTGGCAGCTAgcttaatacaaagaggggttttgtgcttcattgcaaacttttcttttttaatctacctgaaactgtagggacagtttgtttctactcaactatacagaccattgttgaggagatgcaaaacatactgtacatgaGTTGGGTCCAACATATACCttgagtaatgttactttgctgctaaaaaTGAAACATCATTATCATatgaggacatcaccaaagtgtgtgaTTCTGTCAGGGGATTTGATCTGTTCTCTGCATGTCCTAAACACTGCTCTGGTATTACTTATCTTGTAAAATGTAAGTCTCACTCTTGTCATCGttcaggctttgcatttgaactcctatgactggttgcggacttgaagggaacgccttcctgacatccaggaaaaaggtgagattctaatACATTTGAATGCCAAAAGcaagttattgtttttaactttttaaatatgattGTTTTGGGGCATTTCTGTTTTATTGGACAGGCAGTAGATATCTACTGGAAAcagtggagagggaggagatgatatgcagcaaaatgcccagccggatggttgctgctccgtgtggaacgtgttctatcaggtaaagcactttggtacccaattatttatggtattgagtttgaatttagccttggaatgtaatttccaacagtgcattgtaaagactgaaaGATGTAAAGCTTGACATGATTTCGTCTTTTACTTAAGAAGGTCTTTGTCCTCCTGTCTTCTCTTATTTTCTTATCTTTCTTTCAGGTGTAACATCCTGGTTGTACATGACAGAGACCTCCTCCACCTCTTTGCTGTCTTACTAGTCAATCCTTCTGATCAGGTTCTTTCCTAAATAGTGGTAAGTTTTACAGTTCAGTGTACGTTAATTTAGCAACTTAATGCTTTACCGCTGTTGAATAAATCCTATATTGCTAGTCATTTTATTAAAACTACGATTTGTAAACTTTTTAATTCCAATTACAATAATCTTTTTGTTataattgtaaaacatatcTTAACATCATTCAGCAATCAAAACAACAAATCATCCAACACTAAATAGAAGAAATCAGGACCTATTTCTTTTTATACAGCAGCATGTGTTGGGACTGCTCATTGATGTCATCAAGAGCCATTGAGTTTACCTTTTGTAGTCGGCCTCTTAGAATGtttatcatttatttgtatcttaacattcctataataattagttgttttattgttttgttctttatttttgttgtgagaatcacttttcaattattgtgtaagtgctatataaatagttatactaatattattgttgttaccatcattactattattaataatgtcttctttgtttaatttatttatcactgcagaaaggatcatgccagcccacatcaaacacctgatcaagaacttTTGAACCTCACTGCTGCGGACACCTGTGTGATATTCCACTCTGACTGGAACCCTGAATATGACCTGCAGGTACGATATATATATCTGCTCTGTCCGTCCTAAAGATAGTTCAATAgggctacaacaacaacaacaacaacaacagcagtccGTTTATTCCCTCGGTTCTTTAAGTGTATATTTTCCCATTTAATGCTTACAAACGTTGAACAGCAGCTGCACATGATGCTCTTTTGACCCctcttttaattttttatttcaggCTCAAGCTCGGTGTCATCGTTTTGGCCAGTCTAAGGCGGTGAAGGTGTACCGTCTGATCACTAGAAACTATGAGAGGGAAATGCTGGATAAAGCTAGTCTGAAGCTCGGGCTGGACCATGCTGTCCTGCGGAACAAAGAAGGCAACAACAACGGggtgagaaaaagaaaatctgtcatATGTCTAGATGCTAAGTCATTTTGGGTCAGTCGCTGTTGCAGTACGCttagtttattttcaaaaagagTTTTCTAAATCCACTTGTGTAAATGTCTCTCTGCGTCGCCTTTAGCCGGTCCAGCAGTTCTCCAAGAAGGAGATCGAGGACCTGCTGAGGAAAGGAGCCTACGCCGCCATCATGGACGAGAACGACGAAGGCAATCGCTTCTGCTAGGAGGACATCGACCAGATCCTGCAGCGAAGAGccaccatcatcaccatcaccaggtATGTTCTTAGCAGCACGAGCCACTTGCGCTTTGTGAGACACCAAGTACTTGGTTATTTGAAATTTaatattgatgatgtaataattAAAATTAGGGATGGGTACCAAGCCCCAGTATTAACggggccccggggctgaattattaaagactgtGGTACCGTTAACGTCCAACGTTATcgatctttttatcggtactggagacatttaaaaaatagatgtcatatgtattatatctacataaacattatatcgcagtcttactgtcgccaactccgtttctaatatgcaataagactacaaagTGCGTCTATCatttattttcgatctttccaatcgaggcgagatctctctcccctgtGGGTGTGCGAGGGgatggggcagtttacacacataaCCTGCTACatgcatgacacacacacacacacacgcgcgcgcgcgcacacaaacacatggcgGAGAGAACTAAGTGCCCCGAGGGTAGTtatgttacccgtcttgagcatggatgtttaataagaactggatacagcgtcggaGGAGGGGCCTCGTtatttcctatgagagctgctcattggcgcatgaagtcaaaatggcccaacttttgagagagcgaaacgtcagattacccgtcatgcctggctgtcagagcagaagaacccgtttgtgcgctcacagagcatgcgccccttaagccccgcccccctctcgaatggagagagagaataaatctagattcggcttttagataaatgctggtctgctggtatgCCAGCAGACACATATTTATAAAGAAAGAAACAGAAGGGAGGAAATGATGATAGCTAGACTCAGAATAAATCACACAGCATTGAATGGTGCGCTGCATGTCATGGGGAAAAGTAACGGTGACAAGTGTAGGAACTGTGGAGTTGAAGAAAATGTGGAACATCTATAAAGCTGAAAGAGAAAAACTAAAGTATAACGTTTTAGAGGCAGAGAGGGAATGGAGTGTGGTTAGTATTTTGGGAACAAaaggagaggaagaaagagCTACCAGAAAGGCACTGTTTACCTTTAGTGAAACTGGGGTAGGTAAAATTATCTAACATTAGGTCAGGAAAGATCATagattgttgttttgttttgttttatttattatgtttttttatttatttttggattAGATCATAGATACGTCCATGAGTTAAGAGATGGAATGATATGATGATTCACACTCATGTACAGTAGGTGgtggtatgcaccttaaagttgtttgcaatccgccaaaaaaccaagagaagaagaagtcaACTGGTTTGCCAATGGACAATTTAcaccgaagaagaagaagcgaaCATTTCTGGCAGGAGAAATTTAGAGTATCAGATTACATGCGATGTCTGACTCTGAGAATTTAGTAGTTTGCCTTATAgtccttctcctccattttCTTCCTCTTCTCGGGAATCAGTGTGGTgctgttgctttggtctgggtctctggatctgtgagctaaccacgccccgttaatttgcatataaggaatggaaatgtctcatcatgaaatacaagtcacctgaaataaataaaggcgtcattatgaaatacaagtcatctgaaataaataaatatgtcattatgaaataaaagtcccatgaaataaataaatgtgtatttaaatgtacatgtatacgtatttattgcctcatttatttatctcagaatttatttcataggcatatttatatatatgtatttatttatttatttaattttggcttAAATGGCATTCCATAGAATCCTGCCCTGGCGTCAGAGGAGCCCCCTGTGGAGCCGTATGGCCAGACGTGTAGACTGGACCCTGAGAAGAGACAGGAAAAGGGGGAGGGTCGGTCGGGGGCTGTGGTGTAtggggcatgtgtgtgtgtgtaggaaaaGGTGTGGGTGTGACATGTGTGGGTCCGCCCAGGGGCCGGAGTGGGTCTGCCCGCTGGGACCGTTGTGGACCGGGGCTCCACCTTCAGGCTCCGCCGGGGAAGAGAGAGATGATCCTTTGCGAGGACGACGGTGCCTTGCAGGGGCCAGGaagtgaactgggacctctcaaAGTAGCAGTCAAATATGGATATTTAGGTCTGTTCGGGGaaagtccaagcccctactgactgagacACTGCCAGTCACAACCGTGGTGGGTCTCATCAGTAACAACGACGAGATCCACTACAGGAGGGAGGTGAACCAGCTGGCCACATGTTGCATAGACCAACACCCCCACCCACTGACCAtcggtggtgctgctgtggagCAGGTGAGCAACACCAAATTCCTGGGGGTgaacatcactgaggacctctcctggagcaacaacaccacgtcaaTCACCAAGAAAGCCCAGCAGCGCCTCTACTTTGTCCGAAAACTGAAGCGGTGCCTCACTCCCATCACTCCTGGACCTCTACAACACCCACCTCACCCGCAAAGCACTCAGCATTGTGGGTGACATATCATATAGTGACCCAACCCCCACTATATACTATGTCACCCACAATGCTGAGTGCTTTGTGGGTCAGGTGGGTGTTGTTAGAGGGATTGAATTAATCCAAAATGTTGTGCAACCTGGATTGTTTTCTGTACTGTGTTGTACAttgtatgggattagttttgtatcattaagaataaagcaaaactatgagtttaaaaaaaaaacggagTCAAGCAAatgaaaatacataaataaaactataaattgcaaACAAATTATTTGTGTaagtaatcatgtaaactataagtcttttttctttgttttaacataggtttttgtttgcagttcttgtttcttctttctcaatgatcagacttctCATTTGCGCTCCTTcactttttgtttgagattctgacacaaacgtcccaagtgggtgggactttcaggggtgcgtccccattggctactcagtttttttAGTTAAAGCCCAGTCGTCCagcgattgtacagtgcagCTGCGGTGTGGTAGCTGAGCGTGGATAGAAGAAGAACCAgcagaagaaccagcatttcaatgATTATAATACTAcgagtgaaaatatatgtaagtattgatcatttgtgttgtttgtgctgtactatacggtatgtttctttattgtgttaagtgagaagtaaagaAAATCTGTGCTATGAACTATGAAAGTTAGCTTTTGCTAActttagatccataacaatgcaagctaGTAGCCTAATAGCAGGGACAGTTAGCTACAAAGTGAGCAGTGGGTGAGCGTTCAGACACTGGTGAACACACTCAAACAGACTTgtgtgcctgactctaccaacaggctttcatgattctgtttagatataaaataaaataaaataagcaaTCATGGCTTATaagtacaatacaatacaatacaatacaactttatttataaagcactttaaacctccagaccaaagttgtgaggaattgcagtatctccttctccttttttctgtttgtttgtctatctgtttgtctgtcttcctggctgggcgtggttgaccaactcacctccgctcctgtttctcatcatcactgattaccactactcacctgctgctgcttaaaactccggttcgatcatcagacttcgccagttcttcgtatactcacagtggtaaactccagttccggctgactagtattgctagtctttttgtatattcttccagttggattttttcatatactaatcctgttctgttttgtgcctgttccagaaactccatattccattccgtcctgcctgccatgtccagcccaacctccgtctcagccctgctccacgttcttcccactctgttgagagtttactttgtctcctg
This genomic window from Pseudochaenichthys georgianus chromosome 16, fPseGeo1.2, whole genome shotgun sequence contains:
- the LOC117461330 gene encoding chromodomain-helicase-DNA-binding protein 8-like: MVAAPCGTCSIRKDHASPHQTPDQELLNLTAADTCVIFHSDWNPEYDLQAQARCHRFGQSKAVKVYRLITRNYEREMLDKASLKLGLDHAVLRNKEGNNNGPVQQFSKKEIEDLLRKGAYAAIMDENDEGNRFC